A single window of Anomaloglossus baeobatrachus isolate aAnoBae1 chromosome 5, aAnoBae1.hap1, whole genome shotgun sequence DNA harbors:
- the LOC142310195 gene encoding uncharacterized protein LOC142310195, with the protein MGGLLSSLYQTLLNFSELKARILLLGLDAAGKTTLLYKLKLNKTVCTIPTIGFNVETVEPIRNVTFTMWDMGSHGRMRALWQHYFRNTDGLVFVVDSADPERFMEAKVELISILESNEMRGVPFVVMANKQDLPGAQKPMELVEKLGLKNMKGHQWHIQGCSATYGAGLVEGLEALTNLVKQFQNNKQF; encoded by the coding sequence ATGGGTGGTCTCCTGAGCAGCCTCTACCAAACCCTTCTCAACTTCTCTGAATTGAAAGCCCGAATTCTGCTTTTGGGTCTTGATGCTGCTGGAAAGACAACTCTGCTATATAAACTGAAGCTGAATAAGACTGTCTGTACAATCCCCACCATCGGATTCAATGTTGAAACTGTGGAACCCATCCGTAACGTCACCTTCACTATGTGGGACATGGGAAGTCACGGCAGGATGAGAGCTCTGTGGCAACACTACTTCAGGAACACAGACGGACTGGTTTTTGTGGTGGACAGTGCCGATCCTGAAAGGTTTATGGAAGCCAAGGTAGAGCTCATCAGCATCCTGGAAAGTAATGAAATGAGAGGTGTCCCCTTTGTTGTGATGGCCAATAAGCAAGATCTACCTGGTGCCCAGAAGCCCATGGAGCTAGTAGAGAAATTGGGACTGAAAAATATGAAAGGACACCAGTGGCACATTCAGGGCTGTTCTGCTACCTATGGGGCAGGACTTGTGGAGGGGCTGGAGGCTCTCACCAATTTAGTAAAACAGTTTCAAAACAACAAACAGTTCTGA